TCGATCAGTCACCAAAGAGAAAGTGTCATAGCAAACTTGATCAAATTGCATGGCTGTTCTCCCTCGCGTCGAAAGAGGAGCACTGATGAGATGTCAAGTTACCCTTCGACCGAGAGCACTACGCGGGTATACGTTTATCAATAAGTCTGATATTGGGCTAGAGGTGCGATGAACCCTTTATACTCGTCGAGGGATAAGAAATGTGGAAATTGAAGATGAGTTCTCAATTGAACGGCTCCATGATGTTCATTATCGGAATTGACTCAATTGAGAGAAGAGGTCTTGTGGCGGACTGTGGAACTATACGCGAGCAATGATCGGCAAGACCAACTCACTTGCACGACGTTGAGATGCGATTGGATCATTAGAGTATTAGACCTGGGGTTTGGCAAGGTTCGGGATACAATTGAGACAGGTAACCCACAGTTCATGCTGGAGAATATAGCCGCAATTCCGCTGTTCACCCGGTGTAGTTCCGCGCAGGACTGCACTAATTACAAAACCGGTGTCTGCATTAACCATTTTTTTATTGTTTCTATGCCAAGGCCTATGGGCACTGAGCTCTAGGCATCAGGTACTTGTTGTTTCTTCGCGTGGCGAGAAATCACAGAAATTGGAGGTGGTTTTGGGCTCAGCAAGGCTCAGCAAACGAAAATCCTAATTCACCATGCTGTGCTGGCGCAAGGAACCATCACGGGCCCTGGATGATTTTGGGAAAAGCGGACTAGAGCTGAGTCGATGACGACCTTGGTTTGGCAGACCCAATTTGAGTCGGCCAATCAGGAGTTCCACCCAACACCCGCAGCAATAAAGCCGGCAAATACTACGGAGTAAATAGTCGAGAGAATTATTGATCAGAGCGTGTCCTGGCATTGATACAACAAATTAGGCTAATTAGCGAGGAGAGAACCCCTGCATTTTCTCCGCCGACTCCGCACCTCTCCTTTTTACGGCGCGGGATCGGCCATCCGGAACATGGACCGTGGCAGATCAATCGTCAGTTCGTCACCCAAGCGAGTCggaaactttttttttttttttaaaattgAACAATCGCCTGGCTATAACTGATTTTTCTTGTCATGCCAAAAAATTGGAGGATTGATTACGAGAATGGTCGCGCTTCCGAGGACTCTTGCAATTTTGCTTTCAGCCCTGAGCACAGCAAATGCGGAGAAGGCTCACTATTGGGGCCCAAGCGAGTGGAAGGGCCTCGTCACATTTGGAAATAGCTATACCGACGATTCCCGGCTTGGATATTTCTCGAGTAACGATGGGACGGCACCACAGGTTGGTTGGAAACAGCCCGTTGTGAGTCTCGCCGCTACCACCGACTGAGTTTCACAAGAGCGCTAACAATCTCGAAGAGCAATGACTCGGCATCTGGAGGGTATACCTGGGGACACTTTGCGTCGCAAATAGCGAATCTGACTCGTTATAATTATGCCGTGTCAGGGGCTGTGTGCTCGAACGAGATTACACCGCGGACATTCGACGCCATCAATGCCCCGTTTCCTTCGGTTCTGGAATATGAGATCCCTGCGTATATTGCGGATAGCGAATACACCGAGCCAAATGGGAATGAGTTTATCAATATCGGGCCGAATGAGACCGTCTATGCTATATGGATTGGAACGAATGATGTGGGTAACAATGCTTTTCTCACGGACTCCCAGGTCAAAGGGGCTGTTATTCCAGACTTTATCGAGTGTGTCTATGAAGCCCTGGACGCGGTGTACGCCAATGGAGGCCGACACTTTGTGATCATGAACCTGGCGCCGTTGCAGCTGGCTCCACAGTATGCGACTTATGAGAACGGTGGGCTGAACTCAACAAGCGGATACCCCGATAAGGGGGCCAATATCACGGAGATTAGCTATCGGATGTGGGAGACTGTGGTTACAGTCAACGATGTGTTCCATTACAAGACGGCGTATGAGTCGAGAATTGCAAATCGGTACCCGGGGGCGCAGCTTGCGGTGATGGATATGTATGGCTTGGtatgtctttttttttttttttttgtttacTTCCTTTTCATTCTACCCCACCTTCCATGGTCTTGGTTTGTTTCGGCATTTTTTGGGGATTTGCTGACAGTGTAGATCTCCGATATTTGGCATAATCCAACCGAATATCTGGCATCGCCGAGCAATGTCACCGGATTCGTAAAGCACTGCGATGAGACGACTGGGGACTGCGAGCGGCTTCCGAACGAGGCGGCCTTTCTTTGGTTT
This is a stretch of genomic DNA from Aspergillus puulaauensis MK2 DNA, chromosome 8, nearly complete sequence. It encodes these proteins:
- a CDS encoding SGNH/GDSL hydrolase family protein (CAZy:CE16;~COG:S;~EggNog:ENOG410PK3Q;~InterPro:IPR001087,IPR036514;~PFAM:PF00657;~SECRETED:SignalP(1-20);~go_function: GO:0016788 - hydrolase activity, acting on ester bonds [Evidence IEA]), coding for MVALPRTLAILLSALSTANAEKAHYWGPSEWKGLVTFGNSYTDDSRLGYFSSNDGTAPQVGWKQPVSNDSASGGYTWGHFASQIANLTRYNYAVSGAVCSNEITPRTFDAINAPFPSVLEYEIPAYIADSEYTEPNGNEFINIGPNETVYAIWIGTNDVGNNAFLTDSQVKGAVIPDFIECVYEALDAVYANGGRHFVIMNLAPLQLAPQYATYENGGLNSTSGYPDKGANITEISYRMWETVVTVNDVFHYKTAYESRIANRYPGAQLAVMDMYGLISDIWHNPTEYLASPSNVTGFVKHCDETTGDCERLPNEAAFLWFDELHPSERVDKVIGREFVNLVSGNNSRWAAYW